A genomic segment from Gemmatimonadaceae bacterium encodes:
- a CDS encoding aminopeptidase P family protein, with product MTTRRTFVTQLGASLAAASAAAQSLAAEPSDGQPRGSERLLVENPLHPTPAPVGVDRLPLEWYQAQSRRLRERARERGVDAILLQSDTNLVYFTGCFRGSGERTTWALLPTNEADTVYWYSPAIDRDLITSWWCTENDYYFCYPHAEGGFPHRGELSRGKRVDLWAWVLEKLAARGLGEKVIGLDRELTPSAQRTFSRVLPKARNVEIDDICLDMQVIKTPAEIALTQRAYRYFDRIHAFARDYILEHGTSTTDYQIGQALASYGINLMMRDVKRDGKPHSAVGMDVTGNYVRTGVATAYPHPNQFFHAQVQRAQPLYVNCDILLGGYGGEGYRNYILLPSTPQHDRMWNVVRDTVQMIVEETKPGAVCSEIAYKVHQYQVKSGMQDFIYHRPGHGQGQNFVGHQPPFLALGDDTVVRAGMTFSVEPGLYDEKSGIGINPSDRLVVLEDRAVLMSRIPFSREWSYLDV from the coding sequence ATGACCACCCGCCGCACCTTTGTCACCCAACTCGGCGCCTCCCTCGCCGCCGCGAGTGCCGCCGCCCAGTCCCTTGCCGCCGAGCCTAGCGACGGACAGCCGCGCGGCTCCGAACGCCTCCTGGTGGAGAATCCGCTGCATCCCACGCCCGCCCCCGTTGGCGTCGACCGGCTCCCGTTGGAATGGTACCAGGCACAGTCGCGCCGCCTGCGCGAGCGCGCGCGCGAGCGCGGCGTCGACGCGATCCTCCTGCAGAGCGACACCAACCTGGTCTACTTCACCGGCTGCTTTCGCGGGAGCGGCGAGCGTACCACGTGGGCGCTGCTGCCGACCAACGAAGCGGACACCGTCTACTGGTACTCCCCCGCCATCGACCGCGACCTCATCACGTCGTGGTGGTGCACCGAGAACGACTACTACTTCTGCTATCCGCACGCCGAGGGTGGTTTCCCACACCGCGGGGAGCTCTCGCGCGGCAAGCGAGTCGACCTGTGGGCGTGGGTGCTGGAGAAGCTTGCCGCTCGCGGGCTGGGGGAGAAGGTGATCGGGCTCGACCGCGAGCTCACGCCGTCGGCGCAGCGCACCTTTAGTCGCGTGCTCCCCAAGGCGCGCAACGTGGAGATCGACGACATCTGCCTCGACATGCAGGTCATCAAGACGCCGGCGGAGATTGCGCTCACGCAGCGAGCGTATCGCTACTTCGACCGCATCCACGCCTTTGCGCGCGACTACATCCTCGAGCACGGGACGAGCACGACCGACTACCAGATTGGCCAGGCGCTGGCGTCGTACGGGATCAACCTGATGATGCGCGACGTGAAGCGCGACGGGAAACCGCACAGCGCCGTGGGGATGGACGTGACCGGCAACTACGTGCGCACCGGCGTCGCCACCGCGTACCCGCACCCCAACCAGTTCTTCCACGCGCAGGTGCAACGCGCTCAGCCGCTCTACGTCAACTGCGACATCCTGCTGGGCGGCTACGGCGGCGAGGGGTATCGCAACTACATCCTCCTCCCCTCCACGCCGCAGCACGACCGCATGTGGAACGTGGTGCGCGACACCGTGCAGATGATCGTGGAGGAAACCAAGCCGGGCGCCGTCTGCTCGGAGATCGCCTACAAGGTGCACCAGTACCAGGTGAAGTCGGGGATGCAGGACTTCATCTATCACCGCCCGGGGCACGGACAGGGGCAGAACTTCGTGGGGCACCAGCCGCCGTTCCTCGCGTTAGGCGACGACACCGTGGTGCGCGCGGGAATGACGTTCTCGGTCGAGCCCGGGCTCTACGACGAGAAGAGCGGGATCGGGATCAACCCCAGCGATCGCCTGGTGGTGCTGGAGGATCGTGCCGTGCTGATGTCGCGAATACCCTTCTCGCGGGAGTGGAGCTATCTCGACGTCTGA
- a CDS encoding helix-turn-helix transcriptional regulator, protein MTPESPTHGQPGALPLRPVEFEILLALALGERHGYAIIREVERRSEGGVRLETGTLYRALQRLVQGGMVTPVERRTTEPSEDERRRYYALTPHGRGVAAAEAARMARLVAAAQAAQLIPGAGLP, encoded by the coding sequence ATGACGCCTGAATCGCCGACACACGGACAACCCGGCGCGCTCCCACTGCGACCGGTCGAGTTCGAGATCCTGCTCGCCCTCGCACTGGGAGAACGGCACGGCTACGCCATCATCCGCGAGGTGGAGCGGCGGAGCGAGGGGGGCGTTCGACTGGAGACGGGGACGCTGTATCGGGCGCTCCAGCGGCTGGTGCAGGGAGGAATGGTCACTCCCGTCGAGCGCCGGACCACCGAGCCGTCGGAAGACGAGCGGCGGCGCTACTACGCACTGACGCCGCACGGGCGCGGAGTCGCGGCTGCGGAGGCGGCACGCATGGCTCGCCTCGTAGCCGCGGCGCAGGCGGCGCAGCTCATCCCGGGTGCGGGGCTGCCGTGA
- a CDS encoding ABC transporter permease yields the protein MSTAGDNPNDRPLGRGAPDRIERTARAFHRALLRAYPRDFREEFGLDMDETFADRWRDARSRGEWAIARLLIGSTVDAARTAVATHLRAISPPRDMLHLQDLRHAVRLLRRTPAFTLLTLFVLAGGMGVSIFTFSFLYTAIVRPIPLSDGARMVRVQQRVGGSVRGIDAVDLATIRPQLTMLSAVGGWMARDAILGDDNGTSARRVIEATAVEWSTFDLTRTPPAMGRAFRADDERPGAAPVIVLGHRLWQVAFGGDRGIIGRRIVLDGTATEVIGVMPSGFAFPVAAESWVPLGAAVRTVTERGHYTVNVFARLASGATRADAEREVEVLLQRAWRDRPVSADSAETSAGGAPRALVRTFPMAQMGDEGPVVFTLLNLMAALILLLACVNVANLLLARANERAREMAVRLALGASRARLAVQALWEPVILVAVGGTMATALAAWGLDVVNAWAQHHLEGNLAFWWVWRMDGTTLLAAGGFMTATLAALGGVMAVRATGTRYTAVLRDGARSGLRGAGRAARLLVATQVATVTVLMFFGVLSAVAARTLERMNPGYDTRNLLASGIDSDADRQGTPAQRRALWSRLYDGLGARPEIEDRVLRARIGALDSESGALEFGDGRTHGADARPRAWVYASLGALDALGIATVEGRQLLDSDRDGQPLVALVSRSLARSAWPGRSAIGERLRLPGTGERAEDAWRTVVGVAEDVQYGEEFSRNRGAEAVYVPLAQHDAPAVSIAFRHRGDATAAQAALHATFAAIDPRLAPSRVTTYDEVLEKSALIANSVTRLFALCFGFALLLAVSGTYGVMSRAMALRVREIGIRRALGAPDASIRRLLLGQGARQLGVGAIVALPLMLMVGLAFSRFFPLSPWIASASGFAVSSAIVAVVLAASWIPARRALGVPPQAALASE from the coding sequence GTGAGCACCGCCGGCGACAATCCCAATGACCGCCCGCTGGGTCGGGGTGCCCCGGACCGCATCGAGCGCACGGCCCGCGCCTTCCACCGCGCGCTGTTGCGTGCCTATCCGCGCGACTTCCGCGAGGAGTTCGGGCTCGACATGGACGAGACGTTCGCCGATCGCTGGCGCGACGCACGGTCACGGGGCGAATGGGCAATCGCGCGACTCCTCATCGGCTCCACGGTCGACGCGGCGCGCACCGCCGTCGCGACGCATCTCCGCGCCATCTCCCCCCCTCGTGACATGCTGCACCTCCAGGACCTTCGTCATGCCGTCCGCCTGCTGCGGCGCACCCCCGCCTTTACGCTGCTCACGCTCTTCGTGCTCGCCGGCGGGATGGGGGTGAGCATCTTCACCTTCTCCTTCCTTTATACAGCGATCGTGCGCCCCATTCCGCTCAGCGACGGCGCTCGAATGGTGCGCGTGCAGCAACGCGTGGGTGGTTCGGTGCGGGGGATCGACGCCGTGGACCTCGCCACGATCCGTCCACAGCTCACGATGCTGTCGGCAGTTGGGGGTTGGATGGCGCGCGACGCGATCCTCGGCGATGACAACGGCACGAGCGCGCGCCGCGTGATCGAGGCGACGGCGGTGGAGTGGAGCACCTTCGATCTCACGCGAACGCCCCCCGCCATGGGGCGCGCCTTCCGCGCCGACGACGAGCGGCCCGGCGCCGCGCCGGTGATCGTGCTGGGGCATCGGCTGTGGCAGGTGGCGTTTGGCGGCGACCGCGGCATCATCGGGCGTCGCATCGTGCTGGACGGCACCGCGACGGAGGTGATTGGGGTGATGCCGAGCGGCTTTGCCTTCCCGGTGGCCGCCGAGTCGTGGGTCCCGTTAGGCGCCGCCGTTCGCACCGTGACGGAACGGGGACACTACACTGTGAATGTCTTCGCTCGCCTGGCCAGCGGGGCAACGCGTGCCGACGCGGAGCGGGAAGTGGAGGTGCTCCTGCAGCGTGCATGGCGCGACCGCCCCGTTTCTGCCGACTCCGCCGAGACATCGGCCGGCGGTGCGCCGCGCGCGCTGGTGCGCACCTTCCCCATGGCGCAGATGGGGGATGAAGGGCCGGTCGTCTTCACGCTGCTCAACCTGATGGCGGCGCTCATCCTGCTGCTGGCGTGCGTGAACGTGGCCAACCTGCTGTTGGCGCGCGCCAACGAGCGTGCGCGCGAGATGGCGGTGCGGCTGGCGTTAGGCGCGTCGCGCGCCCGGCTGGCGGTGCAGGCGCTGTGGGAGCCCGTCATCCTCGTCGCGGTGGGTGGAACGATGGCGACGGCGCTGGCCGCCTGGGGGCTGGACGTCGTGAACGCCTGGGCGCAGCACCACCTGGAGGGGAACCTCGCCTTCTGGTGGGTCTGGCGGATGGACGGGACGACGCTGCTTGCGGCTGGCGGCTTCATGACGGCCACGCTCGCCGCGCTGGGAGGGGTGATGGCCGTGCGGGCGACGGGGACGCGATACACGGCGGTGTTACGCGATGGCGCACGCTCGGGCCTCCGCGGCGCCGGGCGCGCGGCGCGCCTCCTCGTCGCCACACAAGTCGCCACCGTCACCGTGCTGATGTTCTTCGGCGTGCTCTCGGCGGTCGCGGCACGGACGCTCGAGCGCATGAACCCCGGCTACGACACCCGCAACCTGCTCGCCAGCGGCATCGACAGCGACGCCGATCGACAGGGCACACCAGCGCAGCGGCGCGCCCTGTGGTCGCGCCTCTACGACGGGCTGGGGGCGCGACCGGAGATCGAGGACCGCGTGCTGCGCGCGCGAATCGGCGCGCTCGATTCCGAGAGCGGCGCGCTGGAGTTCGGCGACGGGCGAACGCATGGCGCCGATGCCCGTCCGCGCGCGTGGGTATATGCCTCGCTCGGAGCGCTCGACGCGTTAGGCATCGCCACCGTCGAGGGACGGCAGCTGCTGGACAGCGACCGCGACGGGCAGCCGCTCGTGGCCCTCGTGAGCCGCTCGCTGGCACGAAGCGCCTGGCCCGGTCGATCTGCGATTGGCGAGCGGTTGCGGCTCCCGGGGACCGGGGAGCGCGCCGAGGATGCATGGCGCACCGTGGTGGGCGTGGCGGAGGACGTGCAATACGGCGAGGAGTTCTCCCGAAACCGCGGCGCGGAGGCGGTGTACGTCCCGCTCGCCCAGCACGACGCACCCGCGGTCTCGATCGCCTTTCGCCACCGCGGCGACGCGACCGCCGCGCAGGCCGCGCTGCACGCCACCTTCGCCGCCATCGACCCGCGCCTCGCCCCCTCGCGCGTGACGACGTATGACGAGGTGCTGGAGAAGTCAGCGCTCATCGCGAACTCTGTCACGCGCCTCTTCGCGCTCTGCTTCGGCTTCGCCTTGCTGCTGGCGGTGAGCGGGACGTACGGCGTCATGTCGCGCGCGATGGCGCTCCGTGTGCGCGAGATCGGCATCCGCCGCGCGCTCGGTGCGCCGGACGCCAGCATCCGGCGCCTCCTCCTGGGCCAGGGCGCTCGCCAGCTCGGCGTCGGCGCGATCGTCGCCCTCCCCCTCATGCTCATGGTGGGGCTCGCCTTCTCCCGCTTCTTCCCGCTCTCCCCGTGGATCGCGTCGGCGAGCGGCTTTGCCGTGTCGTCAGCCATCGTCGCCGTGGTCCTGGCCGCCAGCTGGATTCCGGCGCGACGGGCCCTGGGTGTGCCCCCGCAGGCGGCGCTGGCGAGCGAGTAG
- the malQ gene encoding 4-alpha-glucanotransferase — MTFPRNAGLLLHPTSLPGPHGIGDLGPEAHRFLDFLSQAGLKIWQVLPLGPTGYGDSPYQCFSAFAGNPALIHAPGEGGDFPLHTVDFARVVPHKQALLRAAIDRFTPDAAYIAFVAREIDWLDDFSLFMALKQAHGGVAWTDWEPGAAQRDAAALAEWRVTLADSIERIRREQYFFFAQFLALKAAAAARGIQLMGDLPIYVAHDSADVWANRELFKLKPDGRLLTQAGVPPDYFSATGQLWGNPIYDWDALAKTGYAWWIRRMRAAFQLFDLVRIDHFRGFEAYWEVPGDEVTAINGSWTPGPGAALFEAIEGALGKLPIVAENLGLITPAVEALRERFGFPGMSILQFAFGGDGQASEFKPHNFPRDRVVYTGTHDNDTTMGWWNSTGAGDSTRSAEDVAREKSYAMRYLNTDGREMHWVLMRAALASVANTVLVPMQDVLGLGSEARMNLPGRQGGNWGFRYSWDQVTPEIAARLRELVTLYDR; from the coding sequence ATGACGTTTCCGCGAAACGCCGGCCTGCTCCTTCACCCGACGTCGCTTCCCGGCCCGCACGGCATTGGCGACCTGGGCCCCGAGGCCCATCGCTTTCTCGACTTCCTGTCGCAGGCCGGGCTCAAGATCTGGCAGGTCCTCCCCCTTGGCCCCACCGGCTACGGCGACTCGCCGTATCAGTGCTTCTCGGCGTTCGCCGGCAATCCGGCGCTCATCCACGCGCCCGGTGAGGGGGGCGACTTTCCGCTCCACACGGTCGACTTTGCGCGCGTGGTCCCGCACAAGCAAGCGCTCCTGCGCGCGGCGATCGATCGCTTCACGCCGGACGCCGCTTATATCGCCTTCGTGGCGCGCGAGATCGACTGGCTGGACGACTTCTCGCTCTTCATGGCGCTCAAGCAGGCGCATGGCGGGGTTGCCTGGACCGACTGGGAGCCGGGCGCAGCGCAGCGCGACGCGGCGGCGCTGGCCGAGTGGCGCGTGACGCTCGCCGACTCCATCGAGCGTATCCGCCGCGAGCAGTACTTCTTCTTCGCGCAATTTCTGGCGCTCAAGGCGGCGGCGGCCGCGCGCGGCATCCAGCTCATGGGCGACCTTCCCATCTACGTTGCCCACGACTCGGCAGACGTGTGGGCCAATCGCGAGCTGTTCAAGCTCAAACCCGACGGGCGGTTGCTCACGCAGGCCGGCGTCCCGCCCGATTACTTCAGCGCCACCGGCCAGTTGTGGGGGAACCCGATCTACGACTGGGATGCCTTGGCCAAGACGGGGTATGCCTGGTGGATCCGTCGCATGCGCGCCGCCTTTCAGCTGTTCGACCTGGTGCGCATCGACCATTTCCGCGGCTTCGAGGCGTACTGGGAGGTGCCGGGCGACGAGGTGACGGCGATCAACGGGTCGTGGACGCCGGGGCCCGGCGCCGCGCTGTTCGAGGCGATCGAGGGGGCGTTAGGCAAGCTCCCCATCGTGGCCGAGAACCTGGGGCTCATCACGCCGGCCGTGGAGGCGCTGCGCGAGCGCTTCGGCTTCCCGGGAATGAGCATTCTGCAGTTCGCCTTTGGGGGAGACGGGCAGGCGAGCGAGTTCAAGCCGCACAACTTCCCGCGCGACCGCGTGGTGTACACGGGGACGCACGACAACGACACGACGATGGGGTGGTGGAACTCGACCGGCGCCGGCGACTCGACGCGTTCGGCGGAAGACGTGGCGCGCGAGAAGTCGTACGCGATGCGCTACCTCAATACCGACGGGCGCGAGATGCACTGGGTGCTGATGCGCGCCGCGCTGGCCTCGGTGGCGAACACCGTGCTCGTCCCCATGCAGGATGTGCTGGGGCTGGGGAGCGAGGCGCGGATGAACCTCCCGGGGCGCCAGGGGGGCAACTGGGGGTTCCGCTACTCGTGGGACCAGGTGACGCCGGAGATTGCCGCTCGCCTGCGCGAGCTGGTGACGCTGTATGACCGTTAG
- a CDS encoding MFS transporter: protein MSDATHAGGAAAAAGPTSAPARTPFASIWNMSFGFLGIQFGWGLQMANMSAIYEYLGARPDEIPMLWLAAPLTGLIVQPIIGHLSDHTWHPVLGRRRPFFLVGAILSSCALILMPQSSALWMAAGLLWILDASINISMEPFRAFVADLLPQHERTRGFAMQSFFIGVGAVLASAMPWMLTNWLGVGASAPGTIPTTVRLSFYIGSAAFFGAVLYTIVTTREHPPADMEAFRRAKSQSAGVAATVREVVAAFRAMPVTMKQLAPVQLCTWLGLFCMWLYFPVAVARNVFGAPDTNSPLYQAGQEWAGVCFGAYSAVCFLFAFWLPVLARKVGRKATHGICLMCGAAGLASVAVIHEPRLLLLSMVGVGIAWASTLSMPYAMLAGALPPARTGVYMGIFNFFIVIPEIVASLGFGWVMNHVLDNNRLAAVVLGGVFMALAALLVMRVDDRGEAAA, encoded by the coding sequence ATGAGCGACGCAACGCACGCCGGCGGCGCGGCGGCCGCGGCTGGTCCCACCAGCGCGCCGGCGCGGACGCCGTTCGCGAGCATCTGGAACATGTCGTTCGGCTTCCTCGGCATCCAGTTCGGCTGGGGGCTGCAGATGGCGAACATGAGCGCCATCTACGAGTACCTGGGCGCCAGGCCCGACGAGATCCCGATGTTGTGGCTGGCGGCGCCGCTCACGGGGCTCATCGTGCAACCCATCATCGGGCACTTGAGCGACCACACCTGGCATCCGGTGCTGGGGCGTCGGCGCCCGTTCTTCCTGGTGGGGGCGATTCTCAGTTCGTGCGCGCTCATCCTGATGCCGCAGTCGAGTGCGCTCTGGATGGCGGCCGGGCTGCTGTGGATCCTCGACGCGAGCATCAACATCTCGATGGAGCCGTTCCGCGCCTTTGTGGCCGACCTCCTCCCGCAGCATGAGCGGACGCGCGGCTTTGCCATGCAGTCGTTCTTCATTGGCGTGGGGGCGGTGCTCGCCTCGGCGATGCCGTGGATGCTGACCAACTGGCTCGGCGTGGGGGCGTCGGCGCCCGGGACCATCCCGACGACGGTGCGGCTGTCGTTCTACATCGGGTCGGCGGCGTTCTTCGGCGCGGTGCTGTATACCATTGTCACGACCAGGGAGCACCCGCCGGCCGACATGGAGGCGTTCCGTCGCGCCAAGTCACAGAGTGCGGGGGTCGCGGCGACGGTGCGTGAGGTGGTGGCCGCGTTCAGGGCGATGCCGGTGACGATGAAGCAGCTGGCGCCGGTGCAGCTGTGCACCTGGCTCGGGCTGTTCTGCATGTGGCTGTACTTCCCGGTGGCGGTGGCGCGCAACGTTTTTGGCGCGCCCGACACCAACTCGCCGCTGTATCAGGCGGGGCAGGAATGGGCCGGCGTCTGCTTCGGTGCGTACTCGGCGGTCTGCTTCCTCTTCGCCTTCTGGCTCCCCGTGCTGGCGCGGAAGGTGGGGCGCAAGGCGACGCACGGGATCTGCCTGATGTGCGGGGCGGCGGGTTTGGCGTCGGTGGCGGTGATCCACGAGCCCAGACTGCTCCTGCTGTCGATGGTTGGAGTGGGGATTGCCTGGGCGAGCACGCTGTCGATGCCGTACGCGATGCTGGCCGGCGCGCTTCCGCCGGCCAGGACGGGCGTATACATGGGGATCTTCAACTTCTTCATCGTGATCCCCGAGATCGTGGCGTCGTTGGGGTTCGGGTGGGTGATGAACCACGTGCTCGACAACAACCGTCTGGCGGCGGTGGTGCTGGGCGGGGTGTTCATGGCGCTGGCGGCGCTGCTGGTGATGCGGGTGGACGATCGGGGGGAGGCGGCGGCGTAG
- a CDS encoding cyclomaltodextrinase N-terminal domain-containing protein, with protein MFVVGALLLTVGAGAQAPTVSKVEPPNWWANSSVNPVRVLVRGTNLGGARLECGRLACDNVTVSARGTYAFVDVVIPRDAAPGSYPLTLRTNGGSVAVPFSVAPRLGGHGRFQGFGTEDVVYLLMPDRFANGDASNDDPAVSRGLLDRAKGRYYHGGDLAGVRQKLPYLRSLGVTAIWMNPLYDNNNGLNRKETYDNLPITDYHGYGATDFYAVDEHLGDVATFRQLVDDAHAQGIRIILDMVANHTGPYHPWVQDSPTPTWFHGTEASHPNNTWQTWTLADPYSNAGMRKATLDGWFINILPDLNQDDPEVARYIIQNTLWWIGVSGMDGIRQDTWPYVPRWFWRDWMTAIKREYPAVRVVGEVFDGDPSMIAFFEGGRQQWDGVDDKVDVLFDFPLFYAIRGAFARGEPVRQVAQMLSRDHVYRDPQNLMTFLGLHDVQRFMHEPGATPDGLKLAFTFLLTARGTPLVYYGDEVALPGGNDPDNRRDFPGGWASDAHNAFEASGRTATEQDVWRHVQRVAQLRAQRQELRGGATEHLVVTDQVYVYRRGATVVAINNGKEAVEVAIPVASLPADALGACPAGSSANGTTTVRLPARGSCIF; from the coding sequence GTGTTTGTTGTGGGTGCGTTGCTGCTGACGGTTGGCGCGGGTGCGCAGGCGCCGACGGTTTCGAAGGTGGAGCCGCCCAACTGGTGGGCGAATTCGTCGGTGAATCCGGTGCGCGTCCTGGTGCGGGGGACCAACCTCGGAGGGGCGCGCCTCGAGTGCGGACGCCTGGCGTGCGACAACGTGACGGTGAGCGCGCGCGGCACGTATGCCTTCGTGGACGTCGTGATCCCGCGCGATGCAGCGCCGGGGAGCTATCCACTCACGTTGCGCACGAATGGCGGCTCCGTCGCGGTGCCGTTCAGCGTCGCGCCGAGGCTGGGGGGGCACGGGCGCTTCCAGGGCTTCGGGACGGAGGACGTGGTATACCTCCTCATGCCGGATCGCTTCGCCAACGGCGACGCGTCCAACGACGATCCGGCCGTATCGCGCGGGCTCCTCGATCGCGCCAAGGGGCGCTACTACCACGGCGGTGACCTGGCGGGGGTGCGGCAGAAGCTCCCCTATCTCAGGTCGTTAGGCGTGACCGCCATCTGGATGAACCCGCTGTACGACAACAACAACGGGCTCAATCGCAAGGAGACGTACGACAACCTCCCCATCACCGACTACCACGGCTACGGCGCCACCGACTTCTACGCGGTCGACGAGCACCTGGGCGACGTTGCCACCTTCCGGCAGCTGGTGGACGATGCGCACGCGCAGGGCATCCGCATCATCCTCGACATGGTGGCCAACCATACGGGGCCGTACCACCCGTGGGTGCAGGACTCGCCGACGCCCACCTGGTTCCACGGGACCGAGGCCAGCCACCCCAACAACACCTGGCAGACGTGGACGCTGGCCGACCCGTACTCCAACGCGGGAATGCGCAAGGCGACGCTCGACGGCTGGTTCATCAACATCCTCCCCGACCTCAACCAGGACGATCCCGAGGTGGCGCGCTACATCATCCAGAACACGCTGTGGTGGATTGGCGTGAGCGGGATGGACGGGATTCGCCAGGATACGTGGCCCTATGTGCCGCGCTGGTTCTGGCGTGACTGGATGACGGCAATCAAGCGCGAGTATCCCGCGGTGCGCGTGGTGGGCGAGGTGTTCGACGGCGACCCGTCGATGATTGCGTTCTTCGAGGGGGGGCGGCAGCAGTGGGACGGCGTCGACGACAAGGTCGACGTCCTCTTCGACTTCCCGCTCTTCTACGCCATTCGAGGGGCCTTTGCGCGCGGCGAACCGGTGCGGCAGGTGGCGCAGATGCTGTCGCGCGACCACGTCTATCGCGACCCGCAGAACTTGATGACGTTCCTGGGGCTGCACGACGTGCAGCGCTTCATGCACGAGCCTGGGGCCACGCCCGACGGGCTCAAGCTCGCCTTCACCTTTCTCCTCACGGCGCGCGGGACGCCGCTCGTGTACTACGGCGACGAGGTCGCGCTCCCCGGCGGGAACGATCCCGACAACCGGCGCGACTTTCCCGGTGGGTGGGCGAGCGACGCACACAACGCGTTCGAGGCGAGCGGGCGCACGGCGACCGAGCAGGACGTATGGCGTCACGTGCAACGCGTGGCGCAGCTGCGCGCCCAACGACAGGAGTTGCGTGGCGGGGCCACGGAGCATCTCGTCGTCACCGACCAGGTATACGTCTACCGGCGCGGAGCGACGGTCGTGGCGATCAACAACGGAAAGGAGGCGGTGGAGGTGGCGATCCCGGTGGCGTCGCTCCCGGCCGACGCGTTAGGCGCCTGCCCGGCGGGCAGCTCGGCCAACGGCACGACGACGGTGCGCCTTCCGGCGCGCGGCAGCTGCATCTTCTAG
- a CDS encoding VOC family protein, with the protein MKIEHVALWTHDLEQSRAFYQTLFGAVANERYESARVRGFASYFLTIPGGETRLELMQLPQLSPMALPPALGYAHLAISVGSREKVDALVELARSAGVPIRSEARVTGDGYYEAVLEDPDGNPVEVTA; encoded by the coding sequence ATGAAGATCGAACACGTGGCGCTGTGGACGCACGACCTCGAGCAGTCGCGCGCCTTCTACCAGACGTTGTTCGGTGCGGTCGCCAACGAGCGGTACGAATCGGCGCGCGTGCGAGGCTTCGCGTCGTACTTCCTGACTATTCCAGGCGGCGAGACTCGGCTCGAGCTCATGCAACTGCCGCAGCTCTCGCCCATGGCGTTGCCGCCGGCACTCGGCTACGCGCACCTCGCCATCTCGGTGGGGTCGCGCGAGAAGGTCGATGCGCTCGTCGAGCTGGCGCGCTCGGCGGGGGTGCCGATTCGCTCGGAGGCGCGGGTGACGGGGGATGGGTATTACGAGGCGGTGTTGGAGGATCCGGATGGGAATCCGGTGGAGGTGACGGCGTAG
- a CDS encoding DUF3179 domain-containing protein: MLLMFAMDSDSPRRFGLRFVPQRSAATEPPSWLFWLFLALAIAFELALVWLIMPLPGSQRMASLEWAYVFHRQRWRLRTLLWAIVFTGAYHELRRPGRRRLAAAAGLAAAGATAYVTNFVMAADAMFKVPTVLSMRGVAENLVPLDRLVVGIEVRGEARAYPLMFIGYHHQVPDMVGGEPVLVTYCTVCRTGRVFSPMVNGRAESFRLVGMDHWNAMLEDATTKSWWRQANGEAVAGALKGYTLTEVTSLQVTLAEWLALHPTSLVMQGDPDFTKEYAKDYAFEKGTSRKALTGTDTTSWGEKSWVVGILMDSHAVAFDWNRLKRERVINAVVGRVPIVLALATDTASYYAYIRPDSALTFTIRGDTLVSARFSFPVNGGGSALRPPRIPASQEFWHSWRTFQPGTSRY, encoded by the coding sequence ATGCTGCTCATGTTCGCCATGGATTCCGACTCGCCGCGACGGTTCGGCCTGCGCTTCGTTCCCCAGCGATCGGCGGCGACCGAACCGCCCAGCTGGCTCTTCTGGCTCTTCCTCGCCCTGGCGATCGCCTTCGAGCTCGCGCTCGTCTGGCTGATCATGCCGCTCCCGGGGAGCCAGCGCATGGCGTCGCTCGAGTGGGCCTACGTGTTCCACCGCCAACGCTGGCGCCTGCGCACGCTGCTGTGGGCAATCGTCTTCACCGGCGCCTACCACGAACTGCGGCGACCCGGTCGTCGCCGTCTCGCTGCGGCTGCCGGCCTCGCCGCTGCTGGTGCCACTGCCTACGTGACAAACTTCGTGATGGCGGCCGACGCGATGTTCAAGGTCCCCACCGTGCTCTCGATGCGCGGCGTGGCGGAGAACCTGGTCCCGCTCGATCGGCTCGTGGTGGGGATCGAGGTGCGGGGCGAGGCGCGCGCCTACCCGCTGATGTTCATCGGCTATCACCATCAGGTCCCCGACATGGTGGGTGGCGAGCCGGTGCTCGTCACCTATTGCACCGTCTGCCGCACGGGGCGCGTCTTCTCTCCCATGGTGAATGGGCGCGCCGAGTCGTTCCGCCTGGTGGGAATGGACCACTGGAACGCCATGCTGGAGGATGCGACGACGAAGAGCTGGTGGCGGCAGGCCAATGGCGAGGCGGTGGCCGGGGCGCTCAAGGGGTATACGCTCACGGAAGTCACGTCGCTGCAGGTGACGCTGGCCGAGTGGCTCGCGTTGCACCCGACGAGCCTCGTCATGCAGGGCGATCCCGACTTCACGAAGGAGTACGCCAAGGACTATGCGTTCGAGAAGGGAACCAGCCGCAAGGCGCTGACGGGGACCGATACGACGTCGTGGGGCGAGAAGTCATGGGTGGTGGGGATCCTCATGGACTCGCACGCCGTCGCCTTCGACTGGAACCGTCTCAAGCGCGAGCGCGTGATCAACGCGGTAGTGGGGCGCGTCCCCATCGTCCTCGCGCTCGCCACCGATACCGCCTCCTATTACGCCTACATCCGGCCGGATAGCGCGCTGACCTTCACCATTCGCGGGGACACGCTGGTGTCGGCACGCTTCTCCTTCCCGGTGAATGGCGGTGGCAGCGCGTTGCGCCCGCCGCGCATTCCGGCCAGCCAGGAATTCTGGCACTCATGGCGGACGTTCCAGCCGGGGACGTCGCGGTACTGA